The Cytophagales bacterium DNA segment TGCTCCAGAAACTGAGAAGTGAATTTGATCTCGGGAATGATCTGCCAGCCTTTCACGATTTCCATGACTCGGTCGATCACAGACCCGGTAGTCGCTGAGGCGTATTGCGGAAACAGCGGAATGACATGAATAGAGGAGACGCGAGCATCCTGCATTTTTTTTAGTACATCTGGTAAAGATGGTTCTTGATATCGCATGGCGAAATCGACCACATAGTCATCACCAAGCACTTCTTGTAGCAGTTTAGTGATGTCTTCTGTGTAGTACTTCAAGGGTGAGCCACGCTCTGTGAAAAGTTTACGGTATTCTTCTGCGGATTTAGGTGCCCGAAAGGGTGCAATGATCATGTTGACCAACAACCACCGCGGAACGGATGGAATGTCAATCACACGTTTGTCCGAAAGAAATTCTCTTAAATATTTACGTACGTCAGGCGTAGCCGTAGAATTGGGTGTGCCGAGGTTGACCAACAAGACACCAGCTTTTTGCTCCATGAGTTAAAATGAATTCGTCTGCCAAATGATATAAGCATAAACACCAAACCGAGCGAATCGGATAAGCGCCATCAACAAAAATTTTCGAAAAGGATATTTCACAGCTCCTACGAGCATACAAATTCCTGAAAACGGAAGGGGGGTAAGTGCTGCAACAATAACCAGAAACCCTCCATAGGCCTGAAATTGCTTTTCGACTTTGCCCAGGAAATTCTTTTTTATGGTGCGGTACAGCCGGGTAGTGTTGAAGAAAGAACCAATGCCATACCCAATCAAACCTGCGACGTAGGATATCGCTGCTAATAATGCCGTATTTTGGATATAGAGATCCATATCGCCATGTCGGGCAGACCAGAACATGAAAAATTCAGGAGGTATGATCCCGAAGATCACTTCTGAACCCAGGAAGATGCTGTAAATAATAGTGGGCTCATCGTAAATGGGCCCCAGGGCCTCCTTCAAATCAAATTGAAAATATTTTTTGGCAATGATGTAGCCGCCAATGATAACGGTCAGCCAAAGGAGCCCCCGAACAAGGTTTTTGAGCAAGAAGCTTGAACGCTCACGGGAACTTTTAGTCTCTTCGGTTTCCAAGGGGTATAACGATCGTCTTTTAAGGGTCAGTTGTTGTCTTTAACAGAAATTCTGCAGATAGGTTCAATCTTCTTTGGTTGAAACTTCCGGTGTTGCCGCAGCTTTTTGCATTTTTTTAGCAGTTCCGTTTTCTCCGCCTTTGTCATAGCTGATTTCCCAGTAGGGATCTTCAAGCTCGGTATATCGGCCATAAAATTGTGTCAACATGACTTTCACTGCATAATTCAGCCGATTGACCGCATCACTATGGTAATCGACTCTATTTTGGGGATGGAAAATAAAGAACTTAATGATAGGGAAGCAGGCTTTGCGAAGGTCCCGAAGTACTTTGGTGACAGGCACATTTCCGGATTCCAATTGTTGGATCGCTTCCTCAGAAGCGGCACTCAATCCGAGGATCAACTTCGCATAGATTTCTGAGATCGTGGATTTTTCTTCCTGAAGCTGTTCGGCACACTCTTCGCTGTAGGCTTTGAGAATCCGCAAGCCAGGTAGACTCATCGATGCCTCAGTAAATACATCTGGCTGCCATAAAATCTCCCGAAAAGTAAAAAGCGAGGGTAATAATTCCGTATCGTAGTTTTCATCATTGCGAAGGTTCAGGAGAGTCGTATGATCCAAACCGACAATTCGTACGTTGCCCGCGGTTAACGAATAATACCATCCACTTTCCTCCTGATCGATCATTTGGATGAAATTCCAAATCTCGCTTAATGAAATCTTCATAGCTTCTAATTGCCCTTAAAGTAAAGTGAATATCGGCTAAGAATGAAAGAAATAGGTCACTACACAAAGCATGCCGCTTGACAAGGCCTAAATTTTATCGATTTGGTCGTACCAATTAGCCTTTCTTAAAAGGTGAATTTCATACCTGAAGTATTTCTGTTTAGATGAGGAAGACAACATTTTGGCCATTTTCATTAACAGAATATGATGGTTTTGGGGGTTTGACCCTATTTTCTTGACAATAAGTTGATCTTATTTATGTGAATATCGTATGCATGCATACTATTTTTGTTATCAACTATGAAAGAAAAGGTTCAACCTCGATTTTTTGAAGGTCAGAAATTTGTCCGGATATCGGATCTTCCGAAGCAGCAAGCCTCCTTGTTCAGCAATTGGACATCAACACAACTGAGTCCTCTGACATTGGTGGAAATGATGCCAGTAGTCAATG contains these protein-coding regions:
- a CDS encoding VTT domain-containing protein, translated to METEETKSSRERSSFLLKNLVRGLLWLTVIIGGYIIAKKYFQFDLKEALGPIYDEPTIIYSIFLGSEVIFGIIPPEFFMFWSARHGDMDLYIQNTALLAAISYVAGLIGYGIGSFFNTTRLYRTIKKNFLGKVEKQFQAYGGFLVIVAALTPLPFSGICMLVGAVKYPFRKFLLMALIRFARFGVYAYIIWQTNSF